Proteins from a single region of Chryseobacterium sp. W4I1:
- the gldJ gene encoding gliding motility lipoprotein GldJ, producing MKKLQLFSLIALSSTLALTSCGGSGTSKGGGTKKFVSKTGWKPNEKQGWFFAGKQQKQKGWPGMVYVEGGTFTMGLVKDDVMHDWNNTPRRMQVSSFFIGETEITNYEYREYLTWLKYVFPPSDPSFKEIYNGALPDTLLWDNKLSRNDYNETYLRSPEFDYYPVVGVSWTQANRYCEWLTDRANEKALMQSGVIAKDLYINESNNQGGTAFNMDKFKSNDPEMQGYINEKRMQQKSGMKTTNQRLLSANRAPNSSMVQKFRLPTEVEWEYAALGMAKNREYNQYLGKKPEIERLKGTKGRDKGMFLENFKMGKGDYSGIAGWKNDGAAQTADVRQYPSNDLGIYGMYGNVSEWTADVYRPIIDEDFNDFNYYRGNMPQAVVRNGDGTYKMIDEGTIKYDTLADGRLVYKGLPGQFERETIADYRNYRDGDRQSSLEYYRASDSASSYNMYNSPQKRFVVDAGGRVKMMKDTKDRTSAMSNDVRVVKGGSWQDTAYWLDPGQRRYKNQGKAYGWIGFRVAQDARVSDKNRTRR from the coding sequence ATGAAAAAACTACAGTTGTTTTCATTAATAGCATTAAGTTCTACACTTGCATTAACCAGCTGCGGCGGATCAGGTACAAGCAAAGGAGGCGGTACTAAAAAATTTGTCAGCAAGACGGGTTGGAAACCAAACGAAAAACAAGGTTGGTTTTTTGCAGGAAAGCAACAAAAGCAGAAGGGGTGGCCAGGAATGGTATATGTAGAAGGTGGAACTTTTACAATGGGATTAGTGAAAGATGATGTTATGCATGATTGGAATAACACACCTCGCAGAATGCAGGTAAGTTCATTCTTCATCGGAGAAACAGAAATTACTAACTATGAATACCGCGAATACCTTACATGGTTGAAGTATGTATTCCCTCCAAGTGATCCTAGCTTTAAAGAGATTTATAACGGCGCTTTGCCAGATACTCTTTTATGGGATAACAAATTATCTAGAAACGATTATAATGAAACTTATCTGCGTTCTCCAGAATTCGATTACTACCCGGTAGTAGGAGTTTCCTGGACCCAGGCAAACAGATATTGTGAGTGGCTTACAGATAGAGCAAATGAAAAAGCTTTGATGCAGTCCGGAGTTATTGCTAAAGATTTGTATATCAACGAATCCAATAACCAAGGTGGTACAGCATTTAACATGGATAAATTCAAATCGAATGATCCGGAAATGCAGGGCTATATCAACGAAAAAAGAATGCAGCAGAAATCTGGTATGAAAACAACCAACCAGAGGCTTCTTTCTGCAAACAGAGCTCCAAACTCTTCAATGGTTCAGAAGTTCAGACTTCCTACTGAAGTAGAATGGGAATATGCAGCTCTTGGTATGGCTAAGAACAGAGAATATAACCAATACCTGGGTAAAAAACCTGAAATTGAAAGATTAAAAGGGACTAAAGGAAGAGATAAAGGAATGTTCCTTGAAAACTTCAAAATGGGGAAAGGTGACTATTCTGGTATTGCAGGATGGAAAAATGACGGAGCAGCACAAACTGCAGACGTAAGACAATATCCATCTAATGATCTTGGAATCTACGGTATGTATGGTAACGTTTCCGAATGGACGGCTGATGTATACAGACCTATCATTGATGAAGATTTCAATGACTTCAATTATTACAGAGGAAATATGCCTCAGGCTGTTGTAAGAAACGGTGATGGAACTTACAAAATGATCGACGAAGGAACTATCAAGTATGATACGTTAGCCGACGGAAGATTAGTATATAAAGGACTTCCTGGACAGTTTGAAAGAGAAACTATCGCTGATTACAGAAACTACAGAGATGGGGACAGACAGTCTTCTTTAGAATATTACAGAGCTTCAGACTCAGCTTCTTCTTATAATATGTACAACTCTCCTCAGAAAAGATTTGTAGTAGATGCGGGAGGAAGAGTGAAAATGATGAAAGACACTAAAGACAGAACTTCAGCAATGTCTAATGATGTAAGAGTTGTAAAAGGTGGTTCTTGGCAGGATACAGCATATTGGTTGGATCCGGGACAAAGAAGATACAAAAACCAGGGCAAAGCTTACGGATGGATTGGCTTCCGTGTTGCACAGGATGCTAGAGTTAGCGACAAGAACAGAACTAGAAGATAA
- a CDS encoding IS3 family transposase (programmed frameshift) has product MEDEELSRKKRSQKDYTLCFKLSVVSQVEKGELTYKQAQKHYGIQGRSTVLVWLRRYGNLDWIKPSIHTMSRSKETPAQKIKRLEKELSDEKLKNKVLNTMIEISDGQYGTQIRKKYLSQQSFRLQKEGLSLSKICRLFGISRQNIYQTQKRYIKREDELLRIKEMVKAIRMELPRLGTRKLYYLLKECFDKEDIKIGRDALFQYLKRENLLIYPKKKYIKTTFSKHWLRKHPNLLKNIKAERPEQVFVSDITYLKTRESVCYLSLVTDAYSRKIMGFSVSTNMNSENVAKALKMAVKNRITHNSLIHHSDRGLQYCSGYYQKVLNQYQIQPSMTDGYDCYQNALAERINGILKQEFLFNKAKNKDDLNELIKESIYLYNNKRPHLSLKMQTPEQVHKKSEEKYSSGFS; this is encoded by the exons ATGGAAGACGAAGAATTATCTAGAAAAAAGCGCAGTCAAAAAGATTATACATTGTGCTTTAAATTGAGCGTTGTTTCTCAAGTAGAAAAAGGCGAACTTACTTATAAACAAGCTCAAAAACACTATGGAATTCAGGGAAGAAGTACGGTTTTGGTCTGGTTGAGAAGATATGGTAACTTAGATTGGATAAAACCAAGTATCCATACCATGTCAAGATCCAAAGAAACCCCGGCCCAGAAAATTAAACGTCTGGAGAAAGAACTTTCCGATGAAAAGCTGAAAAATAAAGTACTCAATACAATGATTGAGATTTCAGATGGGCAATATGGCACTCAGATCAGAAAAAAGTATTTATCCCAACAATCCT TCAGACTCCAAAAAGAGGGATTAAGCCTCTCCAAAATATGTAGATTGTTTGGGATAAGCCGCCAAAATATTTATCAGACTCAAAAGCGGTATATCAAGCGGGAAGATGAACTTTTGAGAATCAAGGAAATGGTTAAAGCAATACGAATGGAGCTTCCCAGGCTGGGAACCCGAAAGCTTTACTATTTGCTGAAAGAATGTTTTGATAAAGAAGATATTAAAATAGGCAGAGATGCTTTATTTCAATATTTAAAAAGAGAAAATTTATTAATTTATCCTAAAAAGAAATATATAAAGACCACTTTTTCAAAACATTGGCTCAGAAAGCATCCTAATTTATTAAAAAATATTAAAGCAGAACGGCCAGAACAAGTTTTTGTAAGCGATATCACTTATCTGAAAACAAGGGAATCGGTATGCTATTTATCTTTAGTGACGGATGCTTACAGCAGAAAGATTATGGGGTTCTCGGTGAGCACAAATATGAATTCTGAAAACGTTGCAAAAGCATTGAAAATGGCAGTGAAGAACAGAATTACCCATAATTCTCTTATTCATCATTCGGATAGAGGATTGCAATATTGTTCGGGATATTATCAAAAGGTACTTAATCAATATCAAATTCAACCTTCCATGACGGATGGATATGATTGTTATCAAAATGCATTGGCAGAAAGAATTAATGGAATATTGAAGCAGGAATTTCTATTTAATAAAGCTAAAAATAAAGATGATCTTAATGAATTGATAAAAGAAAGTATTTATCTTTATAACAATAAAAGACCTCACTTAAGCCTAAAGATGCAAACACCGGAGCAAGTGCATAAAAAATCCGAAGAAAAATATTCCTCCGGATTTAGTTAA
- the porV gene encoding type IX secretion system outer membrane channel protein PorV: protein MNLTTKLLLGFGLSAGFLGYSQDLSKINPVLTGAPFLRIAPDARAGGMGDQGVVTSPDAFSQFWNAAKYPFSRTSSSIGLNYTPYMGKLTNDVFLLYGAFHKFLGQEERSTISASIYYFNMGEVDLTQLVGSEVASMGTSKPNEFSIDVAYGLKLSDSYSMAVTGRFIRSDLAGGFNTDTTLKAANSFAVDVSGYYTSPRFSSFGGYDGKINAGFAVQNLGPKLDYTGNEESRSYLPTMARLGLGYDMYLDDMNKIGLSFEGSKILVPGSEYVGIDPNTRQPRYEIPNVGPIAGIGKSFKNKNSIMMSGALEYSYDNAFAVRTGYFHESEEQGARQFATAGIGLKYRSFGLDISYLINMSKVNTALDNTLRFGLTWNIGDETSNVDN, encoded by the coding sequence ATGAATTTAACTACTAAACTGCTTTTGGGATTTGGTTTAAGTGCTGGTTTTTTAGGCTATTCGCAAGATCTAAGTAAGATCAACCCAGTTTTAACCGGAGCTCCTTTTCTAAGAATTGCACCAGATGCAAGAGCTGGAGGTATGGGGGACCAAGGGGTGGTAACTTCACCGGATGCATTTTCACAATTCTGGAATGCTGCAAAATATCCTTTTAGCAGAACAAGTTCTTCCATTGGTCTTAACTATACGCCTTACATGGGGAAACTTACCAATGACGTATTTTTACTATATGGTGCATTCCATAAATTCTTAGGACAGGAAGAAAGATCTACCATCTCTGCGAGTATCTATTATTTCAACATGGGCGAAGTAGACCTTACTCAGTTAGTAGGTTCAGAAGTAGCATCTATGGGAACATCAAAACCTAATGAATTCTCCATCGATGTAGCTTACGGTCTGAAACTTTCTGACTCTTACTCTATGGCCGTTACCGGTAGATTCATCCGCTCAGATTTAGCCGGAGGTTTCAACACAGATACGACACTTAAAGCCGCCAACTCATTTGCGGTAGACGTTTCAGGATACTATACTTCTCCAAGATTTTCAAGTTTCGGAGGTTATGACGGTAAAATAAACGCAGGTTTCGCTGTTCAGAACCTAGGTCCGAAATTAGACTATACAGGAAATGAAGAATCAAGATCTTATCTTCCTACTATGGCAAGACTGGGACTTGGATACGATATGTATTTGGATGATATGAACAAGATCGGGTTGAGCTTTGAAGGTTCAAAAATTTTAGTTCCTGGTTCAGAATATGTAGGAATAGATCCTAATACAAGACAGCCAAGATATGAAATTCCAAACGTAGGCCCTATTGCCGGAATTGGAAAATCTTTCAAAAATAAAAATAGTATCATGATGAGTGGTGCTTTAGAGTACTCTTATGATAATGCATTTGCAGTAAGAACAGGTTACTTCCACGAGAGCGAAGAGCAGGGAGCAAGACAGTTCGCTACAGCAGGTATCGGATTGAAGTACCGTTCTTTCGGACTTGATATTTCTTATCTGATCAATATGTCAAAAGTAAATACTGCTTTGGATAACACGCTTCGTTTCGGCCTTACCTGGAACATTGGTGATGAAACATCTAACGTAGATAATTAA
- the porU gene encoding type IX secretion system sortase PorU has product MKQKITFLLLFSFVSTLWAQRKAIEWEGSKIQDFGDTKLNLPNFKNEGFSFGQNNVFIITKQKIGENQLKVSDLAWENISTKDLYDLDKGRLPDYDVTDITYYTVQGERYASISVSLFKNVKGRVQRLSSFNISETSASNNFRSGTANKVGSTANPLSSGGFYKIKVDKSGIFKITTQFLKDNGINPASVNPKNFRIYGNGGIMLPEYNQDTKYSALQENAIQVVGEEDGVWNDGDYALFYAQGPNGYNLYDTSNGNGFKRVDTRTDRTNGLKNIYEDFSYYFINFDKGAGKRVQPVDANLPATPLITRYDNYQVINNDQKNILKIGRIWVEDAPFNTDKTVTFTTNSPIQANDVIRFKTQVVGNKAQQNTVEFKINNLNPVTQNVPPNTPNYGFDFYQLKYEGTISNLSGNQITINYSPNISVNPNGAFHFDYAEVQYKENLTFNGSQMNFRDFSIASGSNTNYGFGISNTTTMEQVWDVTDITNANRRVNKAGAGSFNFGYLASDPNFNNEFVAFRADAAYNPQFVERIGNQNLSGLQNIDYLIITVPEMMGQAQRLANYHQTKNNYTVEVVDATKIYNEFGSGSRDLTAIRDFVTKLNTGGRLKYVFILGDASYDYKNRISGNSNVVSSYEGENSADFVGSFVTDDYIVMTQPQTASTIENNLPDIPVGRIPAANVTEAGDMISKTLAYYNALPGQSTPFGEWRMKLDFVVDDDKDGGSPFHEVMNSTLSSIFEQPGQQQLKEYNVRKLYLDAFPAQSTAAGQRFPQVTQAISNDIGNSLYLFYFGHGGINGWAQERVLTSTEIQNSNNFSNVYSRFPFVSTITCEFTLWDEPSTSSAGEQFIKLKQGGAAAMITSSRAIGVDYGRNFTDLYTKNIFALTNDEFETLGYAHLNAKKQKAANIDHLKVNFLGDPAMKLSRPQRQLIIDGIESPVPGLIRGLDFIKVKGHINNANGTVNTTFNGRVSIHIFDKRLNKKTLNNDGVLAPVMEYTEEGSAIVKASGTAVNGVFTVEFYVPKDINYAVGQGRILGYADNKVTDVFNNQAVQVGDINPNGINDNEPPKVKLYMNNTNFADGGITNQNPMLLACVTDDTGINSTGSGVGHDITVYLDGQIINTVVLNDFFASGEGNGCLNPSLADYQKGNVTYPFRNLAIGQHQLTFKVWDINNNSTSATLNFEVKDESDQHLVINRPLNWPNPFTNKTYIQFEHNCDDILDVNVQIYTITGKLVKTLSQPVVAEPFLQGFRTPRQAIEWDGRDDFGATVAKGTYIFKIFAKSQNQEKCKGSATAVEKMVLLK; this is encoded by the coding sequence ATGAAACAAAAAATCACCTTTTTATTACTATTCTCTTTTGTATCAACACTTTGGGCCCAGAGAAAAGCCATAGAATGGGAAGGCTCTAAAATCCAAGATTTTGGTGACACAAAATTAAATCTTCCAAACTTCAAAAATGAAGGTTTTTCGTTTGGCCAAAATAATGTTTTTATCATCACCAAACAAAAAATCGGAGAAAACCAGCTTAAAGTTTCTGATCTGGCCTGGGAAAATATTTCCACTAAGGATTTATATGATCTTGATAAAGGCAGGCTCCCGGATTATGATGTAACGGACATTACCTATTATACAGTACAGGGAGAACGGTATGCAAGCATCAGTGTGTCTTTATTTAAGAATGTAAAAGGACGTGTACAAAGACTTTCTTCATTCAATATTTCTGAAACCTCAGCATCTAATAATTTCAGATCAGGAACTGCCAACAAAGTAGGAAGTACTGCCAATCCCCTTTCAAGCGGTGGATTTTATAAAATCAAGGTAGACAAGTCAGGAATTTTTAAAATTACAACACAGTTTTTAAAAGATAACGGGATCAATCCTGCTTCCGTAAATCCGAAAAATTTCAGAATCTATGGAAACGGGGGGATAATGCTTCCGGAGTACAATCAGGATACAAAGTACAGTGCACTTCAGGAAAATGCCATCCAGGTAGTAGGTGAAGAAGACGGAGTATGGAATGACGGGGATTATGCATTATTTTATGCTCAGGGGCCAAACGGATACAATCTTTATGATACATCAAACGGAAATGGCTTCAAAAGAGTGGATACCAGAACGGACAGAACAAATGGCCTTAAAAACATCTATGAAGATTTCTCATACTACTTTATTAATTTTGATAAGGGTGCAGGAAAAAGAGTACAGCCTGTAGATGCCAATCTTCCAGCAACTCCGTTAATTACCCGATATGACAATTATCAGGTAATCAACAATGATCAAAAAAATATATTAAAAATAGGCAGGATCTGGGTAGAAGATGCTCCGTTTAATACGGATAAGACAGTTACTTTTACAACCAACTCTCCGATTCAGGCTAATGATGTGATAAGATTCAAAACTCAGGTGGTTGGTAATAAAGCACAACAGAACACGGTTGAGTTTAAAATCAACAATCTGAATCCAGTTACACAGAATGTCCCTCCCAATACTCCTAATTATGGATTTGATTTTTATCAGCTGAAATATGAAGGAACTATATCCAACCTTAGCGGAAACCAAATTACAATTAATTATTCACCCAATATTTCTGTAAATCCTAACGGAGCTTTCCATTTTGATTACGCTGAAGTACAGTATAAGGAAAATCTCACCTTCAACGGTTCGCAAATGAACTTTAGAGATTTTTCTATTGCCAGCGGATCAAATACAAATTACGGATTTGGTATTTCAAACACGACCACTATGGAGCAGGTTTGGGATGTGACGGATATTACAAATGCGAACAGAAGGGTAAATAAAGCGGGGGCAGGAAGCTTTAATTTCGGTTATCTTGCTTCTGATCCTAATTTCAACAATGAATTTGTAGCTTTCCGTGCTGATGCGGCTTACAACCCTCAGTTTGTAGAAAGAATCGGCAATCAGAATCTTTCCGGACTTCAAAATATAGATTATCTGATCATCACTGTTCCTGAAATGATGGGACAGGCTCAGAGGCTTGCCAATTATCATCAAACCAAAAACAATTATACCGTAGAAGTGGTAGATGCCACCAAGATCTATAATGAATTTGGAAGCGGTAGCAGGGATCTTACAGCGATCAGAGATTTTGTTACAAAACTAAATACCGGCGGAAGACTTAAGTATGTATTTATTTTAGGAGATGCTTCTTATGATTACAAAAACAGGATCTCCGGCAATTCCAATGTTGTTTCCAGCTATGAAGGTGAAAATTCTGCAGATTTCGTAGGCTCATTTGTAACAGATGATTATATTGTAATGACGCAGCCTCAAACAGCATCTACTATTGAAAATAACCTTCCTGATATTCCTGTCGGTAGAATCCCGGCGGCCAATGTGACAGAAGCGGGAGATATGATCAGCAAAACACTGGCTTATTATAATGCTCTTCCGGGACAATCTACTCCTTTCGGAGAATGGCGTATGAAGCTTGACTTTGTTGTGGATGATGATAAGGATGGTGGAAGTCCTTTCCATGAAGTAATGAATAGTACGCTGTCCAGTATTTTTGAACAACCGGGTCAGCAGCAACTGAAAGAATATAATGTAAGAAAGTTATATCTGGATGCTTTTCCAGCACAAAGTACTGCAGCAGGCCAGAGATTCCCTCAGGTGACCCAGGCTATATCGAATGATATTGGAAACAGTCTTTATCTTTTCTACTTCGGACATGGAGGTATCAACGGATGGGCACAGGAAAGGGTACTAACCAGTACAGAGATCCAGAATTCCAATAATTTCTCTAATGTATACAGCAGATTCCCATTTGTATCTACCATTACCTGTGAATTTACTTTATGGGATGAGCCGAGTACTTCTTCTGCAGGAGAACAGTTCATTAAGCTGAAGCAGGGAGGCGCTGCTGCTATGATTACATCCAGCCGTGCAATTGGGGTAGATTACGGACGTAATTTTACGGATCTTTATACAAAGAACATTTTCGCATTAACCAATGATGAGTTTGAAACTTTAGGATATGCCCATTTAAATGCTAAAAAACAAAAAGCAGCCAATATTGACCACCTGAAGGTTAACTTCCTTGGTGATCCGGCTATGAAACTGAGCAGACCCCAAAGACAGCTTATCATCGATGGCATAGAATCTCCGGTTCCGGGACTGATCAGAGGACTGGATTTTATTAAAGTAAAGGGTCATATTAATAATGCAAACGGAACTGTTAACACGACTTTTAACGGAAGGGTATCTATCCATATTTTTGATAAGAGATTAAACAAAAAAACGCTTAATAACGACGGAGTATTAGCTCCTGTAATGGAATACACTGAAGAAGGAAGTGCAATTGTTAAAGCTTCAGGAACTGCCGTAAACGGAGTATTTACTGTAGAATTCTATGTTCCAAAGGACATTAACTATGCTGTAGGACAAGGAAGAATATTAGGATATGCAGACAATAAAGTAACTGACGTATTTAATAATCAGGCTGTACAGGTAGGTGACATTAACCCGAACGGAATTAATGATAATGAACCTCCAAAAGTAAAACTGTATATGAATAATACAAACTTTGCTGACGGTGGTATTACCAACCAAAATCCAATGCTTCTGGCTTGTGTTACAGATGATACAGGAATCAACTCTACCGGATCCGGCGTAGGACATGACATCACGGTGTATCTTGATGGCCAGATCATCAATACTGTTGTTCTGAATGATTTCTTTGCCTCAGGAGAAGGAAACGGATGTCTGAATCCTAGTCTTGCGGACTATCAAAAAGGGAATGTAACCTATCCTTTCAGAAATCTTGCGATTGGACAACACCAATTAACATTTAAAGTTTGGGACATAAACAATAATTCAACAAGTGCTACGTTAAACTTTGAAGTTAAAGATGAATCTGATCAGCACCTGGTGATCAACCGCCCGCTGAACTGGCCGAATCCTTTTACCAATAAAACCTACATCCAGTTTGAACATAACTGTGATGATATTCTGGATGTAAACGTTCAAATTTACACCATAACAGGAAAATTAGTAAAAACATTATCTCAGCCGGTAGTCGCAGAACCGTTCCTACAGGGCTTTAGAACACCACGCCAGGCAATAGAATGGGACGGAAGAGATGATTTTGGGGCAACTGTTGCAAAAGGTACGTATATTTTTAAGATATTTGCAAAAAGTCAAAACCAAGAAAAATGCAAAGGAAGTGCCACAGCTGTAGAAAAAATGGTACTTTTGAAATAA
- a CDS encoding FUSC family membrane protein, which produces MNYSAELKKFVTSQYVYSAIRITLATVLPCLVLAHFGILREYFLFPLGTSFVALCDQPGPFIRRRNALTFAIFCFVFVALIASLVMNFKVLVLLEIIVFGMFFSLIGVYGQRLAAVGSLSLVVLAIFIDGHLTGDNIFRSLLIFASGCIWFLMIFLVVTTIQPYKLASQMIGENYIQLAEFLKIKANYYQKNPDFNKLTTQVIAKQIGIKNLQEETRETVFKTRTIVNESTTTSRLLMLMFLNSMDLHEKLMTSESDYQKLQQSFEDSMILVNIHDYLNLLAEEITNIGISLQIGTRAKSIFDLEHELKNLNSHYFELRNRQLNSDNFENFMILRQILMRINEITKEISEIYKVFSQDVKLAKSLSTGLDLKKFMPNEEKLNFKVLRNNISLSSSHFRHAIRITTALLVGYLFSMFDFLGLGHTYWILITITAILKPAYSITKKRNLLRLYGTIAGASIAYIILHFVHINGILFTILLLSMIMCFSFLKGRYFWAVLFMTMYVFMSFNFLSPGNVNVIFKDRILDTIIAGAIAFAVSYIVLPVWEHTQNLDLMKKSAADNLIYFQSVISKFLQGDFDIEDYKVKRKNAIISLANLSDNFQRMISEPKNQQKKLEVVHQFVATSHLITAYTASLSQYSKNDEKYPEIDAESWSRKIEAEMQQTASLLQGNEITETLKMESRLEPEDSSIEDMLIKRKTEIEENDVTDRRDPDKISHLTELKNIHDILELIYDVAKEQRKVIEKYKNESDSTLPQS; this is translated from the coding sequence ATGAACTATTCAGCAGAGCTCAAAAAATTCGTTACCAGCCAATACGTGTATTCTGCAATCAGAATTACGCTGGCAACTGTTCTGCCCTGTCTGGTTCTTGCTCACTTCGGGATCCTGAGAGAATACTTCCTCTTCCCTCTTGGAACCAGTTTTGTAGCGCTTTGTGATCAGCCGGGACCTTTCATCAGAAGAAGAAATGCACTTACATTTGCTATTTTCTGTTTTGTTTTTGTAGCCCTTATTGCCAGCCTTGTGATGAACTTTAAAGTTCTGGTATTGCTGGAGATCATTGTATTCGGAATGTTTTTTTCATTGATTGGGGTTTACGGGCAGAGGCTTGCTGCCGTAGGATCTCTGTCACTTGTTGTCTTGGCGATCTTCATCGATGGGCATCTTACCGGAGACAATATTTTCAGAAGTCTCCTTATATTTGCATCCGGATGTATCTGGTTTCTGATGATCTTCCTTGTGGTCACTACTATTCAGCCTTATAAACTGGCCAGCCAGATGATAGGGGAAAATTATATCCAGCTGGCCGAATTTTTAAAGATCAAAGCTAATTATTACCAGAAAAATCCTGACTTTAATAAACTGACTACTCAGGTTATTGCCAAGCAGATAGGAATCAAAAACCTTCAGGAAGAAACCAGAGAAACCGTTTTCAAGACGAGAACAATCGTAAATGAATCTACTACCACCAGCCGTTTGCTGATGCTGATGTTCCTGAATTCAATGGATCTTCATGAAAAACTGATGACATCTGAAAGTGATTATCAGAAGCTCCAGCAAAGTTTTGAGGACAGCATGATCCTGGTGAACATCCACGATTATCTTAATCTGCTTGCCGAAGAAATTACCAATATTGGAATATCGCTTCAGATTGGAACGCGGGCAAAATCTATATTTGATCTTGAACACGAACTTAAAAATCTTAATTCTCATTATTTTGAGCTCCGCAACAGGCAGCTAAATTCAGATAATTTTGAGAATTTTATGATCCTCCGCCAGATCCTGATGCGTATCAACGAGATCACAAAAGAGATCAGTGAAATCTATAAAGTATTTTCCCAAGATGTAAAGCTGGCAAAAAGTCTTTCCACAGGTCTGGATCTGAAAAAATTCATGCCCAATGAAGAGAAACTGAATTTTAAAGTTTTAAGAAATAATATTTCACTTTCCTCATCTCATTTCAGACATGCGATACGGATCACTACAGCCTTGCTGGTAGGATATCTTTTTTCTATGTTTGACTTTTTAGGCCTTGGACATACGTACTGGATATTGATCACGATTACGGCAATCCTGAAACCGGCCTATTCCATTACCAAGAAACGAAATCTACTGCGTCTCTACGGAACTATAGCAGGCGCATCTATTGCTTACATCATCCTGCATTTTGTACATATTAACGGTATTTTATTTACCATTCTGCTTTTAAGCATGATTATGTGCTTCAGCTTTCTGAAAGGCCGCTATTTTTGGGCAGTCCTTTTCATGACCATGTATGTTTTTATGAGTTTTAATTTTCTGAGTCCCGGAAATGTAAACGTTATATTTAAAGACAGGATCCTGGATACCATTATTGCCGGAGCGATTGCATTTGCAGTGTCCTATATTGTCTTGCCGGTATGGGAACATACTCAGAACCTTGATCTGATGAAAAAATCAGCAGCAGATAATCTGATCTATTTTCAAAGTGTCATTTCAAAATTCCTGCAGGGAGATTTTGATATTGAAGACTATAAGGTAAAAAGAAAAAATGCCATCATTTCACTGGCCAACCTTTCTGACAACTTTCAACGGATGATCTCTGAGCCTAAAAATCAGCAAAAAAAACTGGAAGTAGTGCATCAGTTTGTGGCTACTTCACATCTTATCACCGCTTATACCGCTTCGCTTTCACAATACTCTAAAAATGATGAAAAGTATCCCGAAATAGATGCTGAAAGCTGGAGTAGAAAAATAGAAGCTGAAATGCAGCAGACCGCTTCTTTGCTACAGGGAAATGAGATCACAGAAACCTTGAAAATGGAAAGCCGCCTGGAACCTGAGGATTCCTCCATTGAAGATATGCTTATCAAAAGGAAAACAGAGATTGAGGAAAATGATGTCACCGACAGAAGAGATCCTGATAAAATTTCACATTTAACAGAGCTTAAAAATATCCATGATATCCTGGAGCTGATCTATGATGTTGCCAAGGAACAAAGAAAGGTAATTGAAAAATATAAAAACGAATCCGATTCTACTCTTCCACAATCGTAA
- a CDS encoding 4'-phosphopantetheinyl transferase family protein yields the protein MPLYRDFSDDNATILVWKYDESEELDIHELLEPENAEKVKDYHPKKLQEVLMVRKLLKSLKPHSKILYKEREPFLSPKDAEISITHSFPFAAIAISKNKIGIDIEKFNPKILRVIDKFTYEDERGFIPKDNEAAFYTIIWSVKESMYKIHHSKHWSLKKHYEVKPFELKHLHKISCRVYDEQISDEFKARVEFFDDYCFTIVEE from the coding sequence ATGCCCCTTTACCGAGATTTTTCAGATGACAATGCCACAATCCTTGTATGGAAATATGATGAAAGCGAAGAACTTGATATCCATGAGCTTCTGGAACCTGAAAATGCTGAAAAGGTAAAAGACTATCATCCTAAAAAGCTGCAGGAAGTACTGATGGTACGAAAGCTTTTAAAAAGTTTAAAACCTCATTCCAAAATATTGTATAAAGAAAGGGAACCCTTCCTTTCACCCAAAGATGCGGAAATTTCTATCACGCACTCGTTTCCCTTTGCTGCCATTGCCATTTCCAAAAACAAAATAGGCATCGATATTGAAAAATTTAATCCTAAAATTCTAAGGGTTATTGATAAGTTTACCTATGAAGATGAAAGGGGATTTATTCCTAAAGATAATGAAGCTGCCTTCTATACGATTATTTGGAGCGTGAAGGAAAGCATGTACAAGATTCATCATTCAAAGCACTGGTCTCTGAAAAAACATTACGAGGTAAAACCTTTTGAGCTGAAACATCTTCACAAGATAAGCTGCAGGGTGTATGACGAACAGATTTCAGACGAGTTCAAAGCAAGAGTCGAATTTTTTGATGATTACTGCTTTACGATTGTGGAAGAGTAG